Proteins found in one Promicromonospora sukumoe genomic segment:
- a CDS encoding carbohydrate ABC transporter permease encodes MTTDALKTASKHLVVILIGLAMTYPLAWMLVSAVRDEPDIFTSPGLWPVGDDLANFVEGWDSAGLPFSRYLVNSSLIALGAIVGNLVSCSMAAYAFARLRFRGRRVFFGIMLLTIMLPIHVVIVPQYVIFSQLGWVNTFWPLIVPKLLATDAFFVFLMVQFIRGIPRELDEAARIDGAGFFRIYAQILLPLMRPALVTTTIFTFIWTWNDFFTQLIYLTDPAMFSTSVALRSLVDSTSASSWGPLFAMSVVSLVPVFVVFLLGQKYIVQGIATTGGK; translated from the coding sequence ATGACGACTGACGCGCTCAAGACCGCAAGCAAGCACCTCGTCGTCATCCTGATCGGGCTGGCGATGACCTACCCGCTGGCCTGGATGCTGGTCAGCGCCGTCCGAGACGAGCCGGACATCTTCACGTCGCCCGGCCTGTGGCCCGTGGGCGACGACCTCGCCAACTTCGTCGAGGGCTGGGACAGCGCCGGCCTGCCGTTCAGCCGGTACCTGGTCAACTCCAGCCTCATCGCGCTGGGCGCCATCGTCGGCAACCTGGTCTCCTGCTCGATGGCGGCCTACGCGTTCGCCCGCCTGCGGTTCCGCGGACGGCGCGTGTTCTTCGGCATCATGCTGCTCACGATCATGCTGCCGATCCACGTCGTGATCGTGCCGCAGTACGTGATCTTCTCCCAGCTCGGCTGGGTCAACACGTTCTGGCCGCTCATCGTGCCCAAGCTGCTCGCCACGGACGCGTTCTTCGTGTTCCTCATGGTCCAGTTCATCCGCGGCATCCCGCGCGAGCTCGACGAGGCCGCCCGGATCGACGGCGCCGGGTTCTTCCGGATCTACGCCCAGATCCTGCTGCCGCTCATGCGGCCGGCCCTGGTGACCACCACGATCTTCACGTTCATCTGGACCTGGAACGACTTCTTCACCCAGCTCATCTACCTCACCGACCCGGCGATGTTCAGCACGTCGGTCGCGCTGCGCTCGCTGGTCGACTCCACCAGCGCCAGCAGCTGGGGGCCGCTGTTCGCGATGTCGGTCGTCAGCCTGGTGCCGGTGTTCGTGGTGTTCCTGCTCGGGCAGAAGTACATCGTCCAGGGGATCGCCACGACCGGCGGCAAGTAG
- a CDS encoding CBM35 domain-containing protein encodes MPRSTQSRTLPAWRRRLALLAALAVAGSALVTATAAPAGAATTRYQAEQAALTGGAVVATEHAGYTGSGFVGGYTDGNKGSATTTFAVTAATSGPHTLALRYANGTGTAKTLTLLVDGAAQQVTLPATAGWTTWATQSTAVTLSAGSHSVAYRFGSADSGNVNVDALDVSDSGGSTGAGYGPGPTFEAEAATLAGGAVTATDHTGFSGSGFVGGFTDGNAGSASVTFKVQVTAAGAKDLTIRYANGTGSARTLSLYDGGTKLTQLSLPATASWDTWGTVTHTATLSVGNHDLRLAYASGDNGNANIDRLDVGANVPPQPAGPGEAENAYRSGNAAVASATGGFTGAGYVGGFTTAGARVLRTVQAGSAATATATFRFATPAGARTLDLLVNGRVTGQVTFAAGSGWRTVTASVPVRAGVNTVGLRAASAGADVLVDSIAVSGEADLAARGASTSYTQYEAEAGATTGTKLAPSRTYGTVQAESSGRSAVRLDAVGERVDLTLTAPASGLVVRYSIPDNAAGTGQTSPLAVYANGTKLKDVTLTSAHSWQYGEYPFHNDPSLGGAHRFYDELRFEIPEQPAGTVLRLQKDSGAVAHIDVDLVEAERVAPALTAPSGAVSITAHGATSGGGDDTAAITAAVAAAKAAGVPVWIPAGTFHVNDAVRVAGVTVLGAGPWHSVIVGTGRAGGFYATGGGVTIADVAIFGSATVREDAEGQAAIEGDFTSESLLQNIWVQHTKVGLWVRPGSRDLLAVGLRVRDTYADGVNLRSGVTNTQVTQSTFRNTGDDSLAMWSDGAAVSGSVFSFNTVQAPALANGLAVYGGGGGNRVEDNLVADTVNAAAGIAVSTRFGVPFTGTTTLARNTLTRTGSREPNWPAELGALWVYADVHAVDAPIVIRDMTIQDSTYAGVLMSWQKSIQQVSLDRVTITGSGTYGIELHAAGRASFANTTVSGSGTAGLLNDMGFVLDRQGGNSGF; translated from the coding sequence ATGCCACGCAGCACCCAGTCCCGCACCCTCCCCGCCTGGCGCAGACGCCTGGCCCTGCTGGCGGCCCTCGCGGTCGCCGGCTCCGCCCTCGTGACCGCGACCGCGGCCCCGGCGGGCGCCGCGACCACCCGCTACCAGGCCGAGCAGGCCGCCCTGACCGGCGGCGCCGTCGTCGCCACGGAGCACGCCGGGTACACCGGCTCCGGCTTCGTGGGCGGCTACACCGACGGCAACAAGGGCTCCGCGACGACGACGTTCGCGGTCACCGCGGCGACGTCGGGCCCGCACACGCTGGCCCTGCGCTACGCCAACGGCACCGGCACGGCCAAGACCCTCACGCTCCTGGTCGACGGCGCCGCCCAGCAGGTCACGCTGCCGGCCACGGCGGGCTGGACCACCTGGGCGACCCAGAGCACGGCCGTCACGCTGAGCGCGGGCAGCCACTCGGTCGCGTACCGGTTCGGCTCGGCCGACTCCGGCAACGTGAACGTCGACGCCCTCGACGTGAGCGACTCGGGCGGCTCCACCGGGGCGGGCTACGGCCCCGGCCCGACGTTCGAGGCGGAGGCCGCCACCCTCGCGGGCGGCGCCGTGACCGCCACGGACCACACCGGCTTCTCCGGCAGCGGGTTCGTCGGCGGGTTCACGGACGGCAACGCCGGATCGGCGTCGGTCACCTTCAAGGTGCAGGTCACCGCGGCGGGGGCCAAGGACCTGACGATCCGCTACGCCAACGGCACCGGCTCGGCGCGCACGCTGTCGCTGTACGACGGCGGCACGAAGCTCACGCAGCTCTCCCTGCCCGCGACCGCGAGCTGGGACACCTGGGGCACCGTGACCCACACCGCGACGCTGAGCGTGGGCAACCACGACCTGCGGCTGGCCTACGCCTCGGGCGACAACGGCAATGCGAACATCGACAGGCTCGACGTCGGCGCGAACGTGCCGCCGCAGCCCGCGGGCCCGGGCGAGGCCGAGAACGCCTACCGCTCCGGGAACGCGGCCGTGGCGAGCGCCACCGGCGGCTTCACGGGCGCGGGCTACGTGGGCGGCTTCACGACGGCGGGCGCGCGCGTGCTGCGCACGGTCCAGGCGGGTTCGGCGGCTACGGCGACGGCCACGTTCCGGTTCGCGACGCCCGCGGGTGCGCGCACCCTCGACCTGCTGGTCAACGGCCGGGTCACCGGTCAGGTGACCTTCGCCGCGGGCAGCGGCTGGCGCACGGTCACGGCGAGCGTGCCGGTGCGGGCGGGCGTGAACACGGTGGGCCTCCGGGCCGCGAGCGCCGGGGCCGACGTGCTGGTCGACAGCATCGCCGTCTCGGGTGAGGCGGACCTGGCGGCGCGCGGCGCGTCGACGTCGTACACGCAGTACGAGGCCGAGGCGGGCGCGACGACGGGCACCAAGCTCGCGCCGTCGCGCACCTACGGCACGGTGCAGGCGGAGTCGAGCGGCCGGAGTGCCGTCCGGCTGGACGCCGTCGGCGAGCGGGTGGACCTGACCCTGACCGCCCCGGCGAGCGGGCTGGTGGTGCGCTACTCGATCCCGGACAACGCGGCCGGGACCGGGCAGACGTCGCCGCTGGCGGTGTACGCGAACGGGACCAAGCTGAAGGACGTCACGCTGACGTCGGCGCACTCGTGGCAGTACGGCGAGTACCCGTTCCACAACGACCCGTCGCTCGGCGGGGCGCACCGGTTCTACGACGAGCTGCGGTTCGAGATCCCGGAGCAGCCGGCCGGCACGGTGCTGCGGCTGCAGAAGGACTCGGGCGCCGTGGCGCACATCGACGTCGACCTGGTCGAGGCGGAGCGGGTGGCGCCCGCGCTGACCGCGCCGTCGGGCGCCGTGTCGATCACGGCGCACGGCGCGACGTCGGGCGGGGGCGACGACACGGCGGCCATCACCGCGGCGGTCGCCGCCGCCAAGGCCGCGGGCGTGCCGGTCTGGATTCCCGCCGGCACCTTCCACGTGAACGACGCCGTCCGGGTCGCGGGCGTGACCGTGCTCGGCGCGGGCCCGTGGCACTCGGTGATCGTGGGCACCGGCCGGGCGGGCGGGTTCTACGCGACCGGCGGCGGCGTGACCATCGCGGACGTCGCGATCTTCGGCTCGGCCACCGTGCGCGAGGACGCCGAGGGGCAGGCCGCGATCGAGGGTGACTTCACGAGCGAGTCGCTGCTGCAGAACATCTGGGTGCAGCACACCAAGGTGGGGCTGTGGGTGCGGCCGGGCTCGCGCGACCTGCTCGCCGTCGGGCTGCGGGTGCGCGACACGTACGCCGACGGCGTGAACCTGCGCTCGGGCGTGACCAACACGCAGGTGACCCAGTCGACGTTCCGGAACACGGGCGACGACTCGCTGGCGATGTGGTCGGACGGCGCCGCCGTCAGCGGCAGCGTGTTCTCCTTCAACACGGTGCAGGCCCCGGCGCTGGCCAACGGCCTGGCCGTGTACGGCGGCGGGGGCGGCAACCGCGTCGAGGACAACCTCGTGGCCGACACCGTCAACGCGGCGGCGGGCATCGCGGTCAGCACCCGGTTCGGCGTCCCGTTCACGGGCACGACGACGCTGGCCCGCAACACCCTGACCCGCACGGGCAGCCGGGAGCCCAACTGGCCGGCCGAGCTGGGCGCGCTGTGGGTCTACGCCGACGTGCACGCCGTCGACGCGCCGATCGTGATCCGCGACATGACCATCCAGGACAGCACCTACGCGGGCGTCCTGATGTCGTGGCAGAAGTCGATCCAGCAGGTCAGCCTGGACCGGGTCACGATCACGGGGTCGGGCACCTACGGCATCGAGCTGCACGCCGCCGGGCGGGCGTCGTTCGCGAACACGACCGTCTCCGGCTCGGGGACGGCGGGGCTGCTGAACGACATGGGGTTCGTGCTGGACCGGCAGGGCGGGAACTCGGGGTTCTGA
- a CDS encoding LacI family DNA-binding transcriptional regulator has product MGRREDVARLAGVSARTVSNVVSGTVNVAAGTRARVLAAIEELDYRPSEIGRMLRSGRTGMAALVVPDLDNPYFAELARTLSEAARRQGYSLMIEQTDGVRERERELLARADTKAIFDGLIVSALSLTDDDLSRASRTQRPVVLLGEEPHPGFDHVHIDNFVAAREAVEHLLATGREHIVAVGAQRTPQSSSSLRLAGFEAAMSAAPHASADVAYVDTFTRRGGADATRALLRGATLPDALFCFSDLIALGALRALHDAGVSVPEQVAVVGFDDIEDGRYGNPSLTTISPDKAAISEAAIDALVRRIDGDDREAVRVIAPHRLVQRESTGA; this is encoded by the coding sequence GTGGGTCGACGCGAAGATGTCGCGCGTCTCGCCGGTGTCTCGGCACGCACGGTGTCCAACGTGGTGAGCGGCACCGTCAACGTCGCCGCCGGTACTCGGGCGCGCGTGCTCGCCGCCATCGAGGAGCTCGACTACCGGCCGAGCGAGATCGGTCGGATGCTGCGGTCCGGCCGCACCGGGATGGCCGCGCTCGTGGTGCCCGACCTGGACAACCCCTACTTCGCGGAGCTGGCCCGCACCCTCAGCGAGGCCGCCCGCCGTCAGGGATACTCGCTCATGATCGAGCAGACCGACGGCGTCCGGGAGCGGGAGCGCGAGCTGCTCGCCCGCGCCGACACCAAGGCGATCTTCGACGGCCTCATCGTCAGCGCGCTCAGCCTGACCGACGACGACCTGAGCCGGGCGTCCCGCACCCAGCGTCCCGTGGTGCTGCTGGGCGAGGAGCCGCACCCCGGCTTCGACCACGTGCACATCGACAACTTCGTGGCGGCACGCGAGGCCGTCGAGCACCTGCTCGCCACCGGACGCGAGCACATCGTGGCCGTCGGCGCCCAGCGCACCCCGCAGTCCTCCAGCTCGCTGCGGCTGGCCGGCTTCGAGGCCGCGATGAGCGCCGCACCGCACGCCTCGGCCGACGTCGCCTACGTGGACACGTTCACCCGCCGCGGCGGGGCCGACGCGACCCGGGCCCTCCTGCGCGGCGCCACCCTGCCCGACGCCCTGTTCTGCTTCTCCGACCTGATCGCGCTCGGCGCCCTGCGCGCCCTGCACGACGCCGGTGTCTCCGTGCCCGAACAGGTGGCCGTCGTCGGCTTCGACGACATCGAGGACGGCCGGTACGGCAACCCCAGCCTCACGACGATCTCGCCGGACAAGGCGGCGATCTCGGAGGCCGCGATCGACGCGCTGGTTCGGCGGATCGACGGGGACGACCGCGAGGCGGTGCGGGTCATCGCGCCGCACCGCCTGGTCCAGCGGGAGAGCACGGGAGCGTAG
- a CDS encoding sulfatase-like hydrolase/transferase, producing MEPPATTPHIVLIMTDQHRADLSARSGFPVDTTPFLDELAARGTDFQRGYTSSPLCVPARVSLLTGRYPSAHGVTQNSTPGSARYDRDLLDVLGEAGYRRIFAGKPHMHRGPDDFDAYRGPYWHTGGPQHTPGHEAFDRWLDELDHGVAPEPTPFPLEDSLPYRIVSDAVEAVTEAAEQAAQQPQPTFLWVSFPEPHNPYQVPEPYFSLFSADEIPERLHGPDVATAKGGHWAWLRDLVEEKRPGYDDERARYRANYCGQLRLLDDQVRRLMEHVWATLGDDVLVVMVSDHGDYVAEYGLQRKGAGLPEVLMRIPFFLSGGPVAARTRGELVSIVDILPTIAELVGSAIPDGVTGRSLAPLLLDGDRTSREFDDLYAERGFGGLTYGADERPPLHFPYEGRTFDELNTVTQSGRSRMLRHGDLKLVVHSDGGGELYDLAADPTEVHDLFDDPAYATARADLLWRLTQWMLRAQDELPTGAYTAKRAPHNWVFDPPGAEQEGGAPA from the coding sequence ATGGAACCGCCGGCGACCACGCCGCACATCGTCCTGATCATGACCGACCAGCACCGGGCCGACCTGTCCGCCCGGTCGGGGTTCCCGGTGGACACCACCCCGTTCCTCGACGAGCTCGCCGCCCGCGGCACCGACTTCCAGCGGGGCTACACCAGCTCGCCGCTGTGCGTCCCGGCCCGCGTGAGCCTGCTGACCGGGCGGTACCCGTCGGCGCACGGCGTGACGCAGAACAGCACGCCCGGCTCCGCGCGGTACGACCGGGACCTGCTCGACGTGCTGGGGGAGGCCGGCTACCGCCGCATCTTCGCGGGCAAGCCCCACATGCACCGCGGCCCCGACGACTTCGACGCCTACCGCGGCCCGTACTGGCACACCGGCGGACCGCAGCACACGCCCGGGCACGAGGCCTTCGACCGCTGGCTCGACGAGCTCGACCACGGCGTCGCCCCCGAGCCGACGCCGTTCCCCCTGGAGGACTCCCTCCCGTACCGCATCGTCTCCGACGCGGTCGAGGCCGTCACCGAGGCCGCCGAGCAAGCGGCCCAGCAACCCCAGCCCACCTTCCTCTGGGTCTCCTTCCCCGAGCCGCACAACCCCTACCAGGTGCCCGAGCCGTACTTCAGCCTGTTCTCCGCCGACGAGATCCCCGAGCGCCTGCACGGCCCCGACGTCGCGACCGCCAAGGGCGGGCACTGGGCCTGGCTCCGCGACCTGGTCGAGGAGAAGCGCCCCGGGTACGACGACGAACGCGCCCGCTACCGCGCCAACTACTGCGGCCAGCTCCGCCTGCTCGACGACCAGGTGCGCCGCCTCATGGAGCACGTCTGGGCCACCCTCGGCGACGATGTGCTGGTCGTCATGGTCAGCGACCACGGCGACTACGTGGCCGAGTACGGCCTCCAGCGCAAGGGCGCCGGCCTGCCCGAGGTGCTGATGCGCATCCCGTTCTTCCTCAGCGGGGGACCGGTCGCCGCCCGCACCCGCGGCGAGCTGGTCTCGATCGTGGACATCCTGCCCACGATCGCCGAGCTCGTCGGCTCCGCCATCCCGGACGGCGTCACCGGCCGCAGCCTCGCGCCGCTCCTGCTCGACGGCGACCGCACCTCCCGCGAGTTCGACGACCTCTACGCCGAGCGCGGCTTCGGCGGCCTCACCTACGGCGCCGACGAACGCCCGCCCCTGCACTTCCCGTACGAGGGCCGCACGTTCGACGAGCTCAACACCGTCACCCAGAGCGGGCGCTCGCGGATGCTGCGTCACGGCGACCTCAAGCTCGTCGTGCACAGCGACGGCGGCGGCGAGCTGTACGACCTCGCCGCCGACCCGACCGAGGTGCACGACCTGTTCGACGACCCCGCGTACGCCACCGCCCGCGCCGACCTGCTGTGGCGCCTGACGCAGTGGATGCTGCGCGCGCAGGACGAGCTGCCCACCGGCGCGTACACGGCCAAGCGCGCGCCCCACAACTGGGTCTTCGACCCGCCGGGAGCCGAGCAGGAAGGTGGAGCCCCCGCATGA
- a CDS encoding carbohydrate ABC transporter permease, which produces MSALGELRTLRKQEKSQVLSEAARKEERAAYLFLVPWLAGLVLITAGPMVASLYVSLTDYNLLQPPEFLGLDNYVQMLDDERLLNSLGVTFAYVFVSVPLQLAAALGIAVVLNRGMRGLAFYRSVYYLPSLLGGSVAVAVLWRRLFGADGLVNQGLALLGVHDAPAWVADPDTALGTLVVLNVWTFGAPMVIFLAGLRQVPVSLYEAAAVDGAGRWARFARITLPMITPIIFFNVVLQIIHAFQAFTQAFIVSGGTGGPSDATMFFTLYLYQTGFGNFQMGYASAMAWVLLVIVAAFTAINFWASRFWVFYDD; this is translated from the coding sequence ATGAGCGCGCTCGGCGAGCTGCGCACCCTGCGCAAGCAGGAGAAGTCCCAGGTCCTGAGCGAGGCCGCCCGCAAGGAGGAGCGCGCCGCCTACCTCTTCCTGGTGCCGTGGCTCGCGGGCCTCGTGCTCATCACGGCCGGGCCCATGGTCGCCTCGCTCTACGTCTCGCTCACGGACTACAACCTGCTCCAGCCGCCCGAGTTCCTCGGGCTGGACAACTACGTGCAGATGCTCGACGACGAACGCCTGCTCAACTCGCTGGGCGTCACCTTCGCCTACGTGTTCGTCTCCGTGCCGCTGCAGCTCGCCGCCGCCCTGGGCATCGCGGTGGTGCTCAACCGGGGGATGCGCGGCCTGGCCTTCTACCGGTCGGTGTACTACCTGCCCTCGCTGCTGGGCGGGTCCGTGGCCGTTGCCGTGCTGTGGCGGCGCCTGTTCGGCGCGGACGGCCTGGTCAACCAGGGGCTCGCGCTGCTCGGCGTGCACGACGCCCCCGCCTGGGTGGCCGACCCCGACACCGCGCTCGGCACGCTCGTGGTGCTCAACGTCTGGACCTTCGGCGCCCCGATGGTCATCTTCCTGGCCGGCCTGCGGCAGGTGCCGGTCTCGCTCTACGAGGCGGCGGCCGTCGACGGCGCCGGGCGCTGGGCGCGGTTCGCGCGGATCACGCTGCCGATGATCACGCCGATCATCTTCTTCAACGTGGTGCTGCAGATCATCCACGCGTTCCAGGCGTTCACGCAGGCCTTCATCGTGTCCGGGGGCACCGGTGGCCCCTCCGACGCGACCATGTTCTTCACGCTGTACCTCTATCAGACCGGCTTCGGGAACTTCCAGATGGGGTACGCGTCCGCCATGGCCTGGGTGCTGCTGGTGATCGTCGCCGCGTTCACCGCCATCAACTTCTGGGCCTCACGATTCTGGGTGTTCTATGACGACTGA
- a CDS encoding ABC transporter ATP-binding protein: MSDGRPQTGTVGEQDGVRRPAGAGERSTRDKVRALWAYARPHKAVLVVALVLGAIGTATELATPLVTKAVLDGLEASASLATPITILAVLLVAGTVVGLVQGIMLGTLAERIILAARTGLVRHLLHARVPEVTARQPGELVTRVTSDTLLIREATTSSVVNFVNGIIGLVGAIVLMAYLDVVLLGVTVAVLIVAGISVVALMPRLSRAQQEAQEHVGALGGRLEGVIRALRTVKSARAESRETGRVSAHAEASARSGIRAVKLENVSWTITGVAVNLAVMLLLGVGAWRVSTDAITVSTLVAFLLYVFQLMMPVMLLTMSLTSLQSGLAAAARISEVEEMRLEADDDAAAAAGASGAEPGSGGESSLVRLREVTYRYPGEGGVDDGRPPALDGVSIDVPRRGHTAIVGPSGAGKTTIMSLLLRFLSPETGRVELDGRPYADWTTDQIRSRIAYVEQDTPIVPGTLRENLAYAAPGATDAQIRAAVDALRLTDRVAVLPDGLDTEVSASQLSGGERQRVAVARALVARPEILLLDEATAQLDGLTEAALAEAIRDVASTGAVVTIAHRISTVMDADQIVLLERGRVRAVGRHTELLETDELYRELVAALRLDASVTGSVSVSGQEEPAPAGA, encoded by the coding sequence GTGTCAGACGGAAGACCACAGACGGGGACGGTCGGCGAGCAGGACGGCGTGCGCCGCCCCGCGGGAGCCGGTGAGCGCAGCACCCGGGACAAGGTCCGGGCGCTGTGGGCCTACGCGCGTCCGCACAAGGCGGTGCTGGTGGTGGCGCTCGTCCTCGGCGCGATCGGCACGGCCACCGAGCTGGCGACGCCGCTCGTGACCAAGGCGGTGCTCGACGGGCTGGAGGCCTCCGCGTCGCTGGCCACCCCGATCACGATCCTCGCGGTCCTGCTCGTGGCCGGCACGGTCGTGGGGCTGGTCCAGGGCATCATGCTCGGCACCCTGGCCGAGCGGATCATCCTGGCGGCCCGCACGGGGCTGGTGCGCCACCTGCTGCACGCCCGCGTGCCGGAGGTGACCGCGCGCCAGCCCGGCGAGCTCGTCACCCGCGTCACCTCGGACACGCTGCTCATCCGCGAGGCGACGACGTCGAGCGTGGTCAACTTCGTCAACGGGATCATCGGCCTGGTCGGCGCGATCGTGCTGATGGCCTACCTCGACGTCGTGCTGCTCGGCGTGACCGTGGCCGTGCTGATCGTGGCCGGCATCAGCGTCGTCGCGCTCATGCCCCGGCTGTCCCGGGCGCAGCAGGAGGCGCAGGAGCACGTCGGTGCCCTCGGCGGCCGCCTCGAAGGCGTGATCCGGGCGCTGCGCACCGTGAAGTCGGCCCGTGCCGAGTCGCGCGAGACCGGCCGGGTCTCCGCGCACGCCGAGGCGTCGGCCCGCAGCGGTATCCGCGCCGTCAAGCTCGAGAACGTGTCCTGGACCATCACCGGCGTGGCGGTCAACCTGGCCGTGATGCTGCTGCTCGGCGTCGGGGCGTGGCGCGTCTCGACCGACGCCATCACGGTCAGCACGCTCGTCGCGTTCCTGCTCTACGTGTTCCAGCTCATGATGCCCGTCATGCTCCTGACGATGTCGCTCACGTCGCTGCAGTCCGGCCTCGCGGCCGCCGCTCGCATCAGCGAGGTCGAGGAGATGCGCCTGGAGGCGGACGACGACGCCGCTGCCGCGGCGGGTGCGTCGGGCGCCGAGCCCGGCAGCGGGGGCGAGTCGTCACTGGTCCGGCTGCGCGAGGTCACCTACCGGTACCCGGGCGAGGGCGGTGTGGACGACGGCCGTCCTCCGGCCCTCGACGGCGTGAGCATCGACGTGCCGCGCCGGGGGCATACCGCGATCGTGGGCCCGTCGGGCGCCGGCAAGACGACGATCATGTCCCTGCTGCTCCGGTTCCTCAGCCCTGAGACCGGCCGGGTCGAGCTCGACGGGCGCCCCTACGCCGACTGGACCACGGACCAGATCCGGTCCCGGATCGCCTACGTGGAGCAGGACACCCCGATCGTGCCGGGCACGCTGCGCGAGAACCTCGCCTACGCCGCCCCGGGCGCCACCGACGCGCAGATCCGGGCCGCGGTCGACGCGCTGCGGCTCACCGACCGGGTCGCGGTGCTGCCGGACGGGCTGGACACCGAGGTGAGCGCGTCGCAGCTCTCGGGCGGCGAGCGTCAGCGGGTCGCGGTGGCCCGCGCGCTGGTGGCCCGGCCGGAGATCCTGCTGCTCGACGAGGCGACGGCGCAGCTCGACGGGCTCACCGAGGCGGCGCTGGCGGAGGCGATCCGGGACGTCGCGAGCACCGGGGCCGTCGTGACGATCGCGCACCGGATCTCGACGGTCATGGACGCCGACCAGATCGTGCTGCTGGAGCGCGGCCGGGTCCGGGCGGTCGGCCGGCACACCGAGCTGCTGGAGACGGACGAGCTCTACCGCGAGCTCGTCGCGGCGCTGCGGCTGGACGCGAGCGTCACGGGCAGCGTCTCTGTCTCGGGTCAGGAGGAGCCCGCACCGGCCGGGGCGTGA
- a CDS encoding ABC transporter substrate-binding protein, translating to MTPDLTRRQLLGVTLAGLAAASLAACGPKGSPPGKPGLSWYGGDPVHEAMQELVRLYGTKHPDVDVVAQFSAFDDYWDRLATQTAGRSAPDVMRMSMSYLADYADRGALTDLSPYLGKTGTSGPAIHIDDMAPDIADSARIDGTYYGISQSSIANAAFVNRDLVAALGVPDVDESWTWADFGTWAKEVGAARDDVYGSMDQGGSLQLFESYVREHGTEMFTPDGSNLAFDQGVLEEWWAYWHDLRAHRGAPPAAVSAEVAGFDTWPLAKGTTPVGFGWVQQVAFVQPFLDGPLDILTPPTAGTGTSGLFVKCLDFWSIASTSSQPDEAARIIDFLVNDDDAIRALGIVLGVPPSQRAIDLLDLDAGSAEQRAVDYVGRVADVVPPAPPAWPLGYNELLSLFTKLGQDIGFGEAGVSDAATEFFEQSARVLR from the coding sequence ATGACCCCCGACCTCACCCGCCGCCAGCTCCTCGGCGTGACGCTCGCCGGCCTGGCCGCGGCGTCCCTCGCGGCCTGCGGCCCGAAGGGTTCCCCGCCCGGCAAACCCGGCCTGAGCTGGTACGGGGGCGACCCGGTCCACGAGGCCATGCAGGAGCTGGTCCGGCTCTACGGCACCAAGCACCCGGACGTCGACGTCGTCGCGCAGTTCTCGGCGTTCGACGACTACTGGGACCGCCTCGCCACCCAGACGGCCGGCCGCTCCGCCCCGGACGTGATGCGCATGTCCATGAGCTACCTCGCCGACTACGCCGACCGGGGCGCCCTGACCGACCTGTCGCCCTACCTCGGCAAGACCGGCACGTCCGGCCCGGCGATCCACATCGACGACATGGCCCCCGACATCGCCGACAGCGCCCGCATCGACGGCACCTACTACGGCATCAGCCAGAGCTCCATCGCCAACGCCGCGTTCGTCAACCGCGACCTGGTCGCCGCGCTCGGCGTGCCCGACGTCGACGAGTCGTGGACCTGGGCCGACTTCGGCACCTGGGCCAAGGAGGTCGGCGCCGCGCGCGACGACGTCTACGGGTCCATGGACCAGGGCGGCAGCCTCCAGCTCTTCGAGTCGTACGTGCGCGAGCACGGCACCGAGATGTTCACGCCGGACGGCTCGAACCTCGCGTTCGACCAGGGCGTGCTCGAGGAGTGGTGGGCCTACTGGCACGATCTGCGCGCACACCGCGGCGCGCCCCCGGCGGCCGTGTCGGCCGAGGTCGCGGGCTTCGACACCTGGCCGCTGGCCAAGGGCACCACCCCGGTGGGCTTCGGCTGGGTGCAGCAGGTCGCGTTCGTGCAGCCGTTCCTCGACGGCCCGCTCGACATCCTGACGCCGCCCACCGCCGGCACCGGAACCTCGGGCCTGTTCGTCAAGTGCCTCGACTTCTGGTCCATCGCCTCGACGAGCTCGCAGCCCGACGAGGCGGCCCGGATCATCGACTTCCTCGTGAACGACGACGACGCGATCCGCGCCCTCGGCATCGTGCTCGGGGTGCCGCCGTCGCAGCGCGCGATCGACCTGCTGGACCTGGACGCCGGGTCGGCGGAGCAGCGCGCCGTCGACTACGTGGGCCGTGTCGCCGACGTCGTCCCGCCCGCGCCCCCGGCCTGGCCGCTGGGCTACAACGAGCTGCTCAGCCTGTTCACCAAGCTCGGGCAGGACATCGGCTTCGGCGAGGCGGGCGTGTCCGACGCCGCCACCGAGTTCTTCGAGCAGTCCGCGCGGGTGCTGCGATGA